In the Choloepus didactylus isolate mChoDid1 chromosome 5, mChoDid1.pri, whole genome shotgun sequence genome, one interval contains:
- the CREM gene encoding cAMP-responsive element modulator isoform X16, with protein MQEPVMAVTGDETDEETELAPSHMAAATGDMPTYQIRAPATGLPQGVVMAASPGSLHSPQQVAEEATRKRELRLMKNREAARECRRKKKEYVKCLENRVAVLENQNKTLIEELKALKDLYCHKAE; from the exons ATGCAGGAGCCCGTCATGGCTGTAACTGGAGATGAAACGG atgaggaaactgaacttgccccaagtcacatggctg CCGCCACGGGTGACATGCCAACCTACCAGATCCGAGCCCCTGCGACAGGTCTGCCACAGGGAGTAGTGATGGCTGCCTCGCCGGGAAGTTTGCACAGTCCCCAGCAAGTAGCAGAGGAAGCAACACGCAAACGGGAGCTGAGGCTAATGAAAAACAG GGAAGCTGCCCGGGAGTGTcgcaggaagaagaaagaatatgtcAAATGTCTTGAAAATCGTGTGGCTGTGCTTGAAAACCAAAACAAGACTCTCATTGAGGAACTCAAGGCCCTCAAAGATCTTTATTGCCATAAAGCAGAGTAA
- the CREM gene encoding cAMP-responsive element modulator isoform X20, which yields MQEPVMAVTGDETAATGDMPTYQIRAPATGLPQGVVMAASPGSLHSPQQVAEEATRKRELRLMKNREAAKECRRRKKEYVKCLESRVAVLEVQNKKLIEELETLKDICSPKTD from the exons ATGCAGGAGCCCGTCATGGCTGTAACTGGAGATGAAACGG CCGCCACGGGTGACATGCCAACCTACCAGATCCGAGCCCCTGCGACAGGTCTGCCACAGGGAGTAGTGATGGCTGCCTCGCCGGGAAGTTTGCACAGTCCCCAGCAAGTAGCAGAGGAAGCAACACGCAAACGGGAGCTGAGGCTAATGAAAAACAG GGAAGCTGCTAAAGAATGTCGACGTCGAAAGAAAGAGTATGTCAAATGTCTGGAGAGTCGAGTTGCAGTGCTGGAAGTTCAGAACAAGAAGCTTATAGAGGAACTTGAAACCTTGAAAGACATTTGCTCTCCCAAAACAGATTAG
- the CREM gene encoding cAMP-responsive element modulator isoform X22, with protein MPTYQIRAPATGLPQGVVMAASPGSLHSPQQVAEEATRKRELRLMKNREAARECRRKKKEYVKCLENRVAVLENQNKTLIEELKALKDLYCHKAE; from the exons ATGCCAACCTACCAGATCCGAGCCCCTGCGACAGGTCTGCCACAGGGAGTAGTGATGGCTGCCTCGCCGGGAAGTTTGCACAGTCCCCAGCAAGTAGCAGAGGAAGCAACACGCAAACGGGAGCTGAGGCTAATGAAAAACAG GGAAGCTGCCCGGGAGTGTcgcaggaagaagaaagaatatgtcAAATGTCTTGAAAATCGTGTGGCTGTGCTTGAAAACCAAAACAAGACTCTCATTGAGGAACTCAAGGCCCTCAAAGATCTTTATTGCCATAAAGCAGAGTAA
- the CREM gene encoding cAMP-responsive element modulator isoform X19: MQEPVMAVTGDETAATGDMPTYQIRAPATGLPQGVVMAASPGSLHSPQQVAEEATRKRELRLMKNREAARECRRKKKEYVKCLENRVAVLENQNKTLIEELKALKDLYCHKAE, translated from the exons ATGCAGGAGCCCGTCATGGCTGTAACTGGAGATGAAACGG CCGCCACGGGTGACATGCCAACCTACCAGATCCGAGCCCCTGCGACAGGTCTGCCACAGGGAGTAGTGATGGCTGCCTCGCCGGGAAGTTTGCACAGTCCCCAGCAAGTAGCAGAGGAAGCAACACGCAAACGGGAGCTGAGGCTAATGAAAAACAG GGAAGCTGCCCGGGAGTGTcgcaggaagaagaaagaatatgtcAAATGTCTTGAAAATCGTGTGGCTGTGCTTGAAAACCAAAACAAGACTCTCATTGAGGAACTCAAGGCCCTCAAAGATCTTTATTGCCATAAAGCAGAGTAA
- the CREM gene encoding cAMP-responsive element modulator isoform X18 has product MYPHFTDEETELAPSHMAAATGDMPTYQIRAPATGLPQGVVMAASPGSLHSPQQVAEEATRKRELRLMKNREAARECRRKKKEYVKCLENRVAVLENQNKTLIEELKALKDLYCHKAE; this is encoded by the exons atgtatccccattttacagatgaggaaactgaacttgccccaagtcacatggctg CCGCCACGGGTGACATGCCAACCTACCAGATCCGAGCCCCTGCGACAGGTCTGCCACAGGGAGTAGTGATGGCTGCCTCGCCGGGAAGTTTGCACAGTCCCCAGCAAGTAGCAGAGGAAGCAACACGCAAACGGGAGCTGAGGCTAATGAAAAACAG GGAAGCTGCCCGGGAGTGTcgcaggaagaagaaagaatatgtcAAATGTCTTGAAAATCGTGTGGCTGTGCTTGAAAACCAAAACAAGACTCTCATTGAGGAACTCAAGGCCCTCAAAGATCTTTATTGCCATAAAGCAGAGTAA
- the CREM gene encoding cAMP-responsive element modulator isoform X17, whose amino-acid sequence MQEPVMAVTGDETDEETELAPSHMAAATGDMPTYQIRAPATGLPQGVVMAASPGSLHSPQQVAEEATRKRELRLMKNREAAKECRRRKKEYVKCLESRVAVLEVQNKKLIEELETLKDICSPKTD is encoded by the exons ATGCAGGAGCCCGTCATGGCTGTAACTGGAGATGAAACGG atgaggaaactgaacttgccccaagtcacatggctg CCGCCACGGGTGACATGCCAACCTACCAGATCCGAGCCCCTGCGACAGGTCTGCCACAGGGAGTAGTGATGGCTGCCTCGCCGGGAAGTTTGCACAGTCCCCAGCAAGTAGCAGAGGAAGCAACACGCAAACGGGAGCTGAGGCTAATGAAAAACAG GGAAGCTGCTAAAGAATGTCGACGTCGAAAGAAAGAGTATGTCAAATGTCTGGAGAGTCGAGTTGCAGTGCTGGAAGTTCAGAACAAGAAGCTTATAGAGGAACTTGAAACCTTGAAAGACATTTGCTCTCCCAAAACAGATTAG
- the CREM gene encoding cAMP-responsive element modulator isoform X21: MAAATGDMPTYQIRAPATGLPQGVVMAASPGSLHSPQQVAEEATRKRELRLMKNREAARECRRKKKEYVKCLENRVAVLENQNKTLIEELKALKDLYCHKAE, from the exons atggctg CCGCCACGGGTGACATGCCAACCTACCAGATCCGAGCCCCTGCGACAGGTCTGCCACAGGGAGTAGTGATGGCTGCCTCGCCGGGAAGTTTGCACAGTCCCCAGCAAGTAGCAGAGGAAGCAACACGCAAACGGGAGCTGAGGCTAATGAAAAACAG GGAAGCTGCCCGGGAGTGTcgcaggaagaagaaagaatatgtcAAATGTCTTGAAAATCGTGTGGCTGTGCTTGAAAACCAAAACAAGACTCTCATTGAGGAACTCAAGGCCCTCAAAGATCTTTATTGCCATAAAGCAGAGTAA